Within Kutzneria chonburiensis, the genomic segment AACTGCCGATACGACGCAGCGTCGAGATTCAACCGCTCCACCGCGACCACGACCTCATCCGGCCACGGCGACGGATCCGCGTCCAGCACCTCGGCCTGCTGCGGCAGCACACCCGCCGGCGCCAGCACCCGGTGCAACCCGATCGGCGACCCGGTCACGTCACCCGCCATTCCCGAACTCCTTCGTCACTGGACGCGGCCCCGCCGGAAGATTTACGCTCAGCCGACGTTCCGACAGCATATCTTTACGGAACCCTGAGGGCGAGGAGTAGGGATGACAGCGCTGTACGAGACCCGTGCCGCCGAGGTCACCGCGGCGGCCACCGCCGCCGAACCCCAGCCGTACGAGTACGTCCGGCGCGAACTGGTCGAACCCGACTGGCGACGCTTCCCCGGCTGGCGCGACATCACCGAAGCCCAGTGGCGCGACGCCCAATGGCAGCGCGTGCACTGCGTCAAGAACCTCAAGCAGCTCCGCGCCGTCGTCGGCGACCTGCTCACCGAGCGCTTCTACGACGACCTGGCCGCCGACCAGCAGAACCTCGCCACCATGTCGATGCTGCTGCCGCCCCAGATGCTCAACACCATGGCCGTCGACGCGGCCCTGGAACCGGCCGCCTTCACCGAGGCCTTCTACGCCGACCCGGTCCGCCGCTACATGCTCCCCGTGGCCAGCGACCGCATCACCACCTGGGCCAGCCACCCCCACAGCTCCCGCGACTCACTGCACGAAGCCGAGATGTGGGTCGTCGAAGGCCTCACCCACCGCTACCCCACCAAGGTCCTGGCCGAAATGGTCTCGACCTGCCCCCAGTACTGCGGCCACTGCACCCGCATGGACCTGGTCGGCAACTCCACCCCCCAGATCGACAAGCACAAACTCCTGCTCAAACCGGTCGACCGGCAAGACGCCATGATCGACTACCTCAAGCGCACCCCCGGCGTCCGCGACGTCGTCGTCTCCGGCGGCGACGTGGCCAACATGCCCTGGCCCCAGCTCGAGTCCTTCCTCATGCGCCTGCTGGACATCCCCACCGTCCGCGACGTCCGACTCGCCACCAAGGCACTCGCCGGCATGCCCCAGCACTGGATCCAGCCCAAGGTCGTCGAAGGACTCGAGCGCGTCGCCCGCACCGCCCACCGGCGCGGCGTCAACCTCGCCATCCACACCCACGTCAACCACGCCCAGTCGGTCACCCCACTGGTCGCCGAAGCCGCCCGCACCGCCCTCGACGTCGGCGTCCGCGACGTCCGCAACCAGGGCGTGCTCATGCGCGGCGTCAACAACACCGCCGAGAACCTGCTCGACCTGTGCTTCGCCCTGCAAGGCGAAGCCAACATCCTGCCGTACTACTTCTACATGTGCGACATGATCCCCAACGCCGAACACTGGCGACTGGCCGTCTGGGAAGCACAGGAACTCCAGCACGCCATCATGGGCTACCTGCCCGGCTACGCCACCCCACGCATCGTCTGCGACGTCCCCTACGTCGGCAAGCGCTGGGTCCACCAGCTCTCCGAGTACGACCGCGAACTCGGCATCTCCTACTGGACCAAGAACTACCGCACCGGCATCGAACACGACGACGCCG encodes:
- a CDS encoding KamA family radical SAM protein; the protein is MTALYETRAAEVTAAATAAEPQPYEYVRRELVEPDWRRFPGWRDITEAQWRDAQWQRVHCVKNLKQLRAVVGDLLTERFYDDLAADQQNLATMSMLLPPQMLNTMAVDAALEPAAFTEAFYADPVRRYMLPVASDRITTWASHPHSSRDSLHEAEMWVVEGLTHRYPTKVLAEMVSTCPQYCGHCTRMDLVGNSTPQIDKHKLLLKPVDRQDAMIDYLKRTPGVRDVVVSGGDVANMPWPQLESFLMRLLDIPTVRDVRLATKALAGMPQHWIQPKVVEGLERVARTAHRRGVNLAIHTHVNHAQSVTPLVAEAARTALDVGVRDVRNQGVLMRGVNNTAENLLDLCFALQGEANILPYYFYMCDMIPNAEHWRLAVWEAQELQHAIMGYLPGYATPRIVCDVPYVGKRWVHQLSEYDRELGISYWTKNYRTGIEHDDADALTRTYPYYDPIYTLGDAGQTWWSNQES